Genomic DNA from Epinephelus fuscoguttatus linkage group LG14, E.fuscoguttatus.final_Chr_v1:
TTGACCTGTCAGGCAGCCCCTCCCGCCGGGTTCCCTACAAACTCTACCTATCAAAATATTATATTTCCTTTAAGTCGTCCAGGATTTGGGAAATGTTTGAATTTTAGACCACCAAGCAGCGACAGAGTCCCCAAACTGAGCGTGTACCTGACAAGCCTAAGTCAGGGCAAATAAAATCCAAGTACAAGCCACAGGAAAAGCTCCAAGTCCCGCCCACCCGACAGTAAgcattctttctctctcattggCTGTCAGATCTCGCCCCCGTTCGCTATTGGCTCAAATCTCCGTCCTTCATTATCCTGCCCGCTGTCAGCAGAGAGCACACACGGCAATGATGGCGGCGTTCAGGGTGGCCCACAGCAGCAGCGGACTGATAAACGGGTTGAGGACGTCTTTCAGGAGTTTTGCGGCAGTGAAACATGGCGCAGTCACTGCCGCAATGGCGCAGACCACCCTGCAACGGGACTGCCGCCGGTACTCTGTCAGCCACCTGTCCGTTAAGGAGAGGATTGACATTAAACGGAAGGCGGCGCTGATCGGGGGAGGTCAGCAGAGAATAGATGCACAACACAAAAGGGTAAAGTCAGTTAACTTTGTCTTTCTTCTTTTAATCTTAGCCTGCATTTAAGATAGTTCTTTCATTACTTGAAGCTTTAAATATACTGCCAGCTAGAGTGGTTGAGGTGTTTAATGTCTGGCCAAAGGCTCAAAGTCAATCGTAGCTGTTTACTTTTTTcctcacacacattaaaatgacCTTTAACAACCAACTTTCCTACCTTGTTAGGATTAACTGTAACTCAGTGGCACTTAAGATACTTTAAAATGTCACATCTTGCTAAAGATCCTTGAACAAAGTGCTAATCCTCTGCCAATTTAAGGTAGAAGTTCAAAAGTAGGTTGCaggtttaaaggagcagtgcgTAAGATTAAGGGGggtttagtgacatctagcggtgaggattgcagatttcaaccagctgaaacttgtaCTGGTTAAAATTTCTTAAATGTTTATCGTtcaggttttaaccaggagctgaTTCTTGATGATCTTACAAATTAGTAAATTCAAGTGCTATAGTGTTAAGGTTGACctaacagtttgccttcaaatattcagtaaaaactacaaattatttctcatttctttagtttgaaTCGAAAAAGcttgaagctgctcctctttttggaaccattGCAGAGTCCGCAGTAATTTCGCTATTAGCCATGCTTGTTGTCGCCGTGGGTAACGATATGACGTCAATAtatcaacaagtcaaaatatcgcgagtatcacaatatgaattttatgtatcatattaaaaattacgGCGGTATTATCGTTAACAAGATGATGTGGCACACCCCGagtaaaaacactcaaaaagagcagtttcacgttacaaatccgTGCTTCTCTGATGCTGTCTGACATGTCAGAGATTGTCCACCAGCTCAGCACTTAGTAAAATCCAGAtgtccaggaggtttttacctggaACGGAGTTATGTGCAAAGGTCTCTatgtcttcaaaacaaacagaccaggtgatttaaatcagtaaaaacattgaataaagcagtctTACCTTAAATAGTAAGTGTTTTCCCAACACTCTCATCATAGagggggctgctaactacagtggccacctatctagagtcagtgtttggtttgtccactctgggctactgtagaaacattgcGATGCAACATTCCAACATACTTCGTAGATGAGGTCCCACTCCCTTTGTGaaaataaacagctcattcttgTCATTTTATACTGAAGAAAGCATTACATTATATTCTACTTCTGCCAATAGACCCCccttaaatcctgcacactggacctcaAATATTGTTAATAAACCCTAAACATATTCCCACAGTTATTTATGAAATACATGAATGTGCCACTTGAAACTGTCAATTCCAGTGTCCAATGTGAGAGCTCTATGTTACAGACAAAAATAAGACATCTTGACATATTGtgacatatttaaaaatattattgtaACCTTTAGAACAAAAATAATTTCCACTAAATCCATTTTCTATTACACTTTGATTTAAAACACTCATATTACacataattgtgtgtgtgtgtgtgtgtgtgtgtgtatagatagatagatagatagatagatagatagctagagatatgtatatgtatgtatttactgTAATCTTTTAAATCTTCCTTTAGTGCTACCTTTACCTCTACCTCATctgttaatacattttttgtgtgtgtagaaTTGAGGGGCTACAGCTGTGTTACACTATACAATCCTGTATTGCATAATACCAATACTAAATCCTTGAATCATTTAATAATAAAGCTCTGTGGTTATCATTAGCCCTGATTTGCAGGCATAAGTTAATGCAATAGTTAGAAGAAATTTACTCAGTTTTGCTAAGTGatatatcaaaataaatatCTGACAGATCAAGCTACTAAAGTCATAAAAAGGTTTTATATTGCTATAAACAGACCTTTTAAATGATATAAAACCTAGGCGACAAATTTGTATGGTGTAATGTATATGTAGTGCAGTATTTCTTTCAGTTAATGTGTAGTAACTTGGCGTTATGTGTTGCAGGGTAAGCTGACAGCCAGGGAGCGAGTGGAGCTTCTGTTGGACCCTGAGTCCTTTGTGGAGTCTGACATGTTCGTGGAGCATCGCTGCTCTGACTTCGGCATGGAGCAGGACAGGAACAAGGTAAAAGCTCGCACACAACTCAGCATCATCGTGGTTTATCCACTAGAAACAAGAGCATGTCTTCCTCTGGGGTTTGAAACATTTCTCATCATAATACCCTTGTCTCTATAATAGTTCCCgggtgacagtgtggtgacaggCCGAGGCAGGATCAATGGCAGGCTGGTTTATGTGTTCAGTCAGGTACAGTGTGCAGTTATACTGTAAGAATCCTACATTTTGGCAATATCCAGCAGCTTGACTTCACCTGTGTAATATTGTTTCCATCTTGCCCTTTTGGTTTACCTCAGGACTTCACAGTGTTTGGTGGCAGTCTGTCTGGAGCTCACGCACAGAAGATCTGTAAGGTAAACAAACTAAAATCACCGAGGTGTGTGTACTCGAATCtgtgcttgcatgtgtgtgtgaaacaagcACCTAATAGaaaaaagactttaaaacaTTACTTTTCCCTCAGTAAACATTCCTTGTCAACAATACTTTCCTGTGTTATTCCTTTAGTTTGCCGTTAGGCATTTCAGATACTCATTTGGGTGTATGCTTAATGTTCTGTACTCAGATTATGGACCAGGCCATGACAGTTGGAGCCCCGGTCATCGGGTTGAATGACTCTGGAGGAGCTCGAATCCAGGAGGGAGTGGAGTCTCTGGCTGGATATGCAGATATATTCCTGGTATGGTGATATTGTAAAGAGCCTTTTGTGCTCATGCCTGAAATAATATTGAAAACATTCTTTTCCAGCTCCGAGAGTACAGCTTGCAACAACTTGTAGGGTAATTCCCTGACATGCCTTGGGCTAAATGGCTGGCACTACATGCACCTCATGCTGTGCATTTAACATACTGCTAATATGCACATTTAGAAATTCACACGTTTGGAGGTAAAggtaaagtaaaattaaaacattCTCCTTTTCCAGAGGAACGTGATGGCTTCAGGAGTCGTCCCCCAGATCTCCCTCATCATGGGTCCCTGTGCAGGAGGAGCTGTCTACTCCCCTGCCCTGACAGATTTCACCTTCATGGTTAAGGTAGGGAGCTGCACAGATACAGCTGAAACACCAATCAAAATCTTAAGTAATTATCTGATAATTAGCActtgttgaaaatgtttcagtgtttctaaCTTGTCAGCATTCTGCATATTAAGCTAATTGTGGACACAGAAGTCGCAATATTCGGTGATGAACAATTACGATGCAGTTGTGTTTGTAATGCCTCATTTCCACTACACTGTACGGCTCAACTTTACTTAACTCGCTTGGAGCAGTTGAAGACGATGTTACAGCAGTGTCACGCATCACTATGACAGTCAGCTAAGAGTTCCACGTCCACTGACAAGGTACTATCCGTAGTAGAAATTAAAATTGAGGAAAGCACCtggtatcaaaatgagttgagTTGAGCCGAACCACTCAGTGTAAATGAGGTGTGAGACTATCTCAGTTACATTAATCTGAcatctttgtgtatgtgtgtgcgtataGGACACATCATACCTGTTTATCACAGGACCTGATGTTGTGAAGTCTGTCACTAATGAAGATGTGACTCAAGAGGAACTTGGTGGAGCCAAAACGCATACCACTGTGTCAGGTTAGTTTACATGTTAAAGCTTTTCTAACTTctgattttcttgttttgctACACAGTTGACGGTGCTCTTTTCATGTAAACGTCCAGCTGTAGTAGCCATCTTGCCTTTTGGTTCTGTAACAGATGCGTCCCAGTGGCCATATTTCTAAAACTGGTCACTGGTCATCAACATATCTAAGATAAGTTCTTGATTTCAGAGAGACTTAAATTGAATTATTTGGGTCTAAAAAGGTGTCTTGTGTTGCTCACAGGAGTGGCTCACCATGCTTTTGATAATGACGTCGAGGCCTTGCTCAACTTGCGAGAGTTCTTCAACTTCCTGCCGCTAAGCAATCAGGACCCCGCCCCCATCAGGGAGTGCCACGACAGCAGGTTACCAATCACCTTGACCTCCACTTTTTAGAACAACCAGTCACCTAAAACTAGTGGGAGAAtatctgttttcatttcaacacGTCTGATATCTCGTCCCCTTTTCAGTGATCGTCTGATACCTGCATTGGACACCATCGTCCCGTTTGAGACGACCAAAGCCTACGACATGTTGGACATCATTCAAGCAGTATGTGCATGCACACTCAACAATGTGCAAACATGTCTGATCTCACTTTTGCAAGCAGTAAAAGGGTCCTTTCTTAATGCATTTGTTTAGATAGTGGATGAGAGTGACTTCTTCGAGATCATGCCCAACTACGCCAAAAACATTGTGGTGGGATTTGCCCGCATGAATGGACGCACTGTCGGCATTGTGGGTAACCAGCCCAAAGTTGCTTCTGGTGAGTAAAACAGTTGATAAGTGATGAATTATCAGTGTAATGTGAATAAGGTCGTTTTCATTCTGCTTTTAAATTGTATATGCAACAAGCTAAGTCCCAAAAAGAGCATGGTGGGAGAAGAGAAGTTCAGTTCTTAATTTCTGTCTCGTCTATCAGGTTGTTTGGACATCAACTCTTCAGTGAAGGGAGCCCGCTTTGTACGCTTCTGTGATGCTTTCAATATTCCCATTATCACCTTTGTGGATGTTCCAGGCTTCCTGCCAGGTATTCTTTGAAAATCTCACAGTGCATATACACTGGCTGCATGGAGTGATCCAGCTATTGGCCATACTGTAGTTTACATCTTAATCAGGTTAGGATATTGAGCTATGATTCTCTTGTGAGTCTCTCTGCTGCCATAAATAATACAAGAATGTTTCTGTCTGCCTTGTTGAGCTCCCAGATGGAACAGCTCAGGGAAAAGAAATAAGAAGCTCATACAGTAATAACAAGTTTTAGTATAGGAGAAAGGCAGGTATCTATCTCAAAAATATTTGGCCAACTTGTCTTTCATACTTATTAAACACACAAGCTAGAAACCGGGTTACCCTACATGTAAGCAGAAATTCTCCTTGCACTGAAATGTAGCTACAGTCACATCCGACAGTTCACACTCACACCCACTATAACTGCTGTGATGGTCATCAACAGGTACCGCTCAGGAGTACGGAGGCATCATCAGACACGGCGCCAAACTGCTGTACGCCTTTGCAGAGGCCACTGTCCCAaaaatcaccatcatcacaagaaaggtgtgtgtgtgtgtgtgtgtgtgtgtgtgtgtggacaaaaTAAGAAGAGACAGATGTGGGAATGTCGAAACAGCAATAAGCACCCGTAGCTCTTCATCTAAACtgacaaaaatgtgacaaaatcatTTAGAGAAACTTTTAGACTTTGTTAGAACCTGATGTTAGAACAGATCAAGCTAAGAGACTAACCCCAGTGACTACAACCGAACACTTCCTGCAATAAAAGCCACTATAAAGCTTTTTACTGGAGGACTTTTGAACAGCTGCACTCAGTCTGCTCTAAAAGCAGCATTACAATATCAGTGTGTATGCTTTTAATCTCTacttattttccattttctatACGGGGGAAAACTCAGAATTAATGTTGTACACTGTGTACTCAGAGATAAGACATAtggctcagtgtgtgtttgtgtacccCAGGCTTACGGGGGAGCCTATGATGTGATGAGCTCCAAACACTTGAGGGGAGACGTGAACTACGCCTGGCCCACAGCTGAGGTTGCTGTCATGGGCGCCAaggtacaaacacacaactttttttctgtttatgtctCTTAATCTCTCTTTTCTTTGATGTGACAATGGTCTGCTTCTGTCTTTCTCAGGGTGCTGTGCAGAttattttcagaggaaaggaGAACCAGGCGGAGGCAGAGGCTGAATACGTGGAGAAGTTTGCTAACCCCTTCCCAGCTGCTGTCAGAGGTGAACTTTGTCACTGTTTTATAAAAAACTGCCATCTAGTTTCAATATATTAgagaaaggcagacatctttacagctgacacctccaacactcagcaactcacaccaaaacaatctagattgataaacagccctacaggtaagaggagtattatgcatttttaattttggggtgaacctTCCATTTGAAGTCCACATACACCAATATAATgcagggatgcaccgaatattcggtaacagAATACATTcggctgaatattgcaaaaaaacacacattcggtattcggtggaataagttaaaaacaaagccgaataatagtggcatgttttgataacataatcaaacagcgtgccgtgacgggtggagtaaaatgtcagcagtgtggcaATCCGTCCGTCACCacacttgcatttgcgactaaaaatagttttgagcgagcaaaataggcttaaatcattcagcacgctgtgcgagcagcctacagatttcaatcagcagcagaaatgaaaggcgaatcccaccggttgtgggttgaacgggggtcacagacacagacagtaatgtattcctgtcaaatacggcggccatcggcttaccggcaaCGGAGAAGTTGGCTCTGacaatatcctcttcttggcgtcatgactacccagaagtacctgaacagccgagccagccgaacacagaccgtacgtgatgtgtcagaggagaaacgagccgttcacggcccacaaacctcaccgcacgttagggactgttctttacttatgaagggactgttctttacttgtcaggggaggagggtggctggttgattcttattttatttatttattttattttgatccccccctatgttaatcacctattgatgctgtttttgaagtatgaataagtcaataagtaatttattccattgaaatatcattgatgtattatagaaaagtgatttatctttttataaatgacaaaaggcacatctgcctcattttcactgtggtatcgtgatactactcagaaccatgatattttcattggtatcgtacagtgggtcccaatattGGTAccctgacaacactaatctggaaggggttcatctgcaaaaacgaatgaaaaactaaacaacgatattcggtattcggtactcagtATTCGGCCAAGCACTTAGTATTATtcagcttcggccacaaattttcatttcggtgcatccctaatataaTGCATTATACACTTAAGTTTCTTACCAGTCAACTGTTTGATTTAGGTTTTGTGGATGACATCATTGAGCCGGCGACCACTCGCAAGAGGATCTGCAGAGATCTGGAGGTGCTGGCCAGCAAGAAACAGGTCAACCCCTGGAAGAAACACGCCAACATTCCTCTGTAAAACACACCCAAACTGTTTCCACATTAACACTATCTAAAGGCACTCGCTGTGGGATTTTCCTGATACGGACTTTGCATTCAGATGAACTGCAGTGGTAAGCTGTGATGACCACTTGGGTAGTCTTCCAAGcagatgtttgttttatctgtacCTCTTTGCTGAAAGCAGCACATAAAGATAGACTTCCTGATTTTGTATGTGTCTAATAGCAGTCCCAAATTTTGAGCCCTTCCAGCTCATCGATTATGTTTTGAACAAAAACTGTGTTAGAACATAAACCTTGAGCTTTTGGGGATTTGGGGGAAATATTGGTGCTCTGTAATCAAAATCAGTATCTGTATCTTCACAATTTTACCACTGAAACGGAAGATATTAAGAGGAAATTCCAAACACATTTTACAGTACCTGAACAAAAGATGGTGTTCACACAAATTTACtgtaattttcatttcagtagTGGCCATATTGGTCACTACTgatgattttacattttaagcaCATGTATCTGAAAGGATAGATAACGCATCACCGATAAAATGCTATAGAAAAACCACAGGCAACTAATTGTCAACTTGATGGTATTATGCAAACATGCTGTCATCTCTTGCCATGTACAGTGTTTCCAAAGTTGTTTATGTATTGTATTTAGTTGAGGTTTCTGGTGTGTTAAGTAGTTTGCGCTTCAGATGCACTCCCTGTGTTTGATGTCCTCCGTTAAGGTCAAGAAAAAGTCATCCTTACAACCTTGAACCGTGCCTTTCCTCTGGCAGGCTCTGCTCTGccatttgtaaaataaatcataGACTCCATACCATGTGTGTATTCTTTACTTTTACCAATGCAGTAGTTTGTCTGTAGTCAATCCACTTTTTAAAATGGCAAATGTATGTGTAAGATTACCATCGTACTGGTTTTAAAGATAAACTAGTGTGATGGGATCACACCAGCCGCAATGCCAAATTGGTGTGTCTGCTGAAATGGAACACAAGACGTGAAAGAAGTGAGTTTGGCCAAACGTTAAagatgtattttatttcattatgctCTTGATAGTGCTGGATCAGTGGACGGCAATGATTTGCTGAAACTGAGATACAACTTAAGAACGAATGTGAGCTAGGGCGTTAAGTAGGGGGGGCCAAAAGGTAGGTGAAGTACCTTCCTGCGGGTGTCCTCCATAGGATctaatttttgaaaaaatacGTACAGTcggcagagagagacaaataatttttgatcctGTTaaaattgtgccatgaattacacatgtcaattttaaagataattttcaAAACAACAATGTCCCAGTTTATCATAGGTTTGTTGTAGCACCCTTTAGTTTTGTGGGAAACAGCTCAGTGAACTACATCTCTTGTCTTGCACAATATACGTAACCTACAGCCGCTAGCTAGCTAGGTAACTTAGCTATATTCtccgtacaaatgtaacattgtCTGACTTGATGTGTTTTATCCAGCAACTCCAGGTCCTTTTATCAGCCAGGAAGAGCAAGAAATACCGAGACCAGTTGCTCTTGTGAGTAAATCCTGGTACTTGACACACTAATGCTGCCTTCCAATGGTGTTGTGATGTAGTGTTTACAacatgggttagggttagtctAGCACGAACTCCTAAACTCTCAGGCTCTCAAAGAATTTCCACTTATGAGGTCATGAATACTAAAACAGTGGGGCATTGATATGGATTCTTCTTATCAACCCAGTGATCATGGTCCTATTTGAATGCAGCAATGGTGGCTTcagcgagagagaaagatgtgACGTCGCCTATACAACTTGTGTAGCCGttctaaatatgtattttaatagttttacAAGAAACTGTGACCTTCTTGACTTGCAAAATGATCTTTTAAGTTGACTAACGTGTAATTCATTGCACAACTCAAACATGATCAATAAATGATTTGTCTCTCCCCATAaggcagtgatactcaacttataGCCCAGGGTGCTGGGTGGCccctcaaacattttttaaattcacaatgaaaataaattgattgacCCTGGGattgtttttgtactttttgtgTAAATAAGGTGCTAGAATgtataaaaagcatcaaaatagagcttctttatcaaaaaatactgggggtctcatttataaacattgcatatGCAAAGAACAAGGCCTGAAAAGATGTACGGCACGCCACTTCCCAAGCAAAGATTGGGATCTagaaaaacagacttgatgggtgaaactttgacccatgcttacaaacattttggaaacaggaaattggCAATGCAGATGGTGAAGCAGAAGCCTGACTAAACTAATATTAGCTGGCACATGcaatttttggcttttgtccatacatacatttttagtatggatcgcAGGCACTGTTTTATAAGTCAGACCCCCAGGGACCTCAGACCGCGTGACAGAGGTCTGAGCTAACTCCAGAGTGTCCCAAAACCCTAGAAATGCCCCTGTGTACACCTGACCAGTGTGAGGTTGCTGAAACTGGCCCCCAGGCTTCTGTCATTTTGTAAAAGTGGCACCTGGGCAAAGCGAGTTGAGTATCCCTGCAATAGGCCCtttccacagcagacattttgactcatcctagtagaaaaagcacaggtgttattaATAACACTAATGATGGCTCTGTTGTATTCAAGTGCTCAGTGAGAGTGATAGTGAACAAGCATGCACGATACAAGGGCcctgaaatcaaagcagctaaatggaattcagccaacATCACCTGTGTTgttcctactgtgacatgtcaaaatgttctCTGTGGAAAAAGGCCAGCTGATTACAgtacatatttatttgaaatggTGGTCCTTTACCTTTCGATGACATCCTCTCTACTACCTAGACCTTCTGGCGCCCTCACTCGGACCACACCTGTCTTCATTATGATCCCAACTACACACCTGTTAAGTTTGGTGACTGCACCTAGCATGCTAGGCTAACTGCTATCTCGTTTACAAATTTTGTCTGCAGACAAACATATAAACTCCTGACAAAACATTTCGcgaaaatattaaaacaaaatgaatgaagAATATATCAAAAGTTAAGAAACTGTTAACACGCTTAACTGCTTTCTTGCCGAGACGTAGTAGCGACCGTTAGATGAGAACCTTAAGCTAATACCACTTGTGTCTGAATGCTAACTATGCtacagctagttagcttagcataaatactGGAAACTGGAGGGAAGTTAGCCCGCCTCTGACCAAAGTTAACAAAATACACCTACCAGGACTTCTGTAGTGAAGCGCCCGACAGGAAGGTGTCATGGCGGAAAAAAACAGAACGACCCATGCTCTCAATTTAACCTCTGGGTCACTCGTTGTGgggttgctaggcaaccactGTCAACTCCAGGAAGTGACAGCGCCTAATAACGTTACTGTGAGAAAAATAGAAATTTGACGTCTCATTCTAAATCAACTGAAACTACAAGATATTTTATGATTAGCAACAACATAACTTTTTATATTATAGACTGTAAAATATtcttatataaaaataaagagggaaaaaaagctatgtggacacaggcccttcACTCGTTTCCTTGTAGGCAGTGAACGCATCATGGTCTTCAGCAGTAGTTTGCTTGGATACCAGGGGCCATTTCAACTGTTCAGCCCAATTTTTaagaggtccagtgtgtatgataTTGGGGGTAATTGGCAGAAatttaatgtaatataatgagtatgttttctttagtatgTAATAATCTGAAAATACgagttattgtgtttttgttacctaagAATAAaccatttatatttacataggaA
This window encodes:
- the pccb gene encoding propionyl-CoA carboxylase beta chain, mitochondrial, with the translated sequence MMAAFRVAHSSSGLINGLRTSFRSFAAVKHGAVTAAMAQTTLQRDCRRYSVSHLSVKERIDIKRKAALIGGGQQRIDAQHKRGKLTARERVELLLDPESFVESDMFVEHRCSDFGMEQDRNKFPGDSVVTGRGRINGRLVYVFSQDFTVFGGSLSGAHAQKICKIMDQAMTVGAPVIGLNDSGGARIQEGVESLAGYADIFLRNVMASGVVPQISLIMGPCAGGAVYSPALTDFTFMVKDTSYLFITGPDVVKSVTNEDVTQEELGGAKTHTTVSGVAHHAFDNDVEALLNLREFFNFLPLSNQDPAPIRECHDSSDRLIPALDTIVPFETTKAYDMLDIIQAIVDESDFFEIMPNYAKNIVVGFARMNGRTVGIVGNQPKVASGCLDINSSVKGARFVRFCDAFNIPIITFVDVPGFLPGTAQEYGGIIRHGAKLLYAFAEATVPKITIITRKAYGGAYDVMSSKHLRGDVNYAWPTAEVAVMGAKGAVQIIFRGKENQAEAEAEYVEKFANPFPAAVRGFVDDIIEPATTRKRICRDLEVLASKKQVNPWKKHANIPL